Proteins encoded within one genomic window of Macrotis lagotis isolate mMagLag1 chromosome 3, bilby.v1.9.chrom.fasta, whole genome shotgun sequence:
- the LOC141519385 gene encoding mas-related G-protein coupled receptor member X1-like — MAVSPTPGQMKYAHDNITTTSRDEILVLNVHQEFYLNNWFSMLSLLISLAGLVGNSLVLWLLGFCIPRNLFSIYMLNLAGADALFLCFQLMFNIASFFRLIKNVHMIRVVYYITHMSYTVGMSLLASISTERCLSVLFPIWYRCQRPKHTSTVVCAVVWALAGLFWIVLLILCTLRIDENICTSIPLFLFIWFLLLSSVLCVSSLTLLLRVQCTSQHQQPPKLYLLVMLNVLVFLLCGLPLGIIHFIRYYNIHDISHWLPWFLACVNSSANPFIYFFLGRQRHQRKESLRVILQRALGDGQVLGDGATDST, encoded by the coding sequence ATGGCTGTGTCCCCCACACCTGGGCAGATGAAATATGCTCATGACAACATAACAACGACAAGTAGAGATGAGATTTTAGTTCTTAATGTTCAccaagaattttatttaaataactggttCTCGATGCTCTCTCTGCTCATCTCCCTGGCTGGGCTGGTGGGCAACAGCCTTGTCCTGTGGCTCCTGGGCTTCTGTATCCCAAGGAATCTCTTCTCCATCTACATGCTCAACTTGGCAGGAGCTGATGCCCTCTTCCTTTGCTTCCAACTTATGTTCAACATTGCATCATTTTTTAGACTAATTAAGAATGTTCACATGATCAGGGTAGTGTACTACATCACACATATGTCCTACACAGTGGGTATGAGCCTCCTGGCCTCGATCAGCACCGAGCGCTGTCTATCTGTGCTCTTCCCCATATGGTACCGATGTCAGCGGCCCAAGCACACATCAACTGTGGTCTGCGCTGTGGTCTGGGCTCTGGCTGGCCTGTTCTGGATAGTATTATTAATCCTTTGTACTCTTCGGATTGATGAAAATATCTGTACAAgcattcctctcttccttttcatatggttcctcctcctctcttctgtccTGTGTGTGTCAAGCCTGACCCTCCTGCTGAGGGTCCAATGCACCTCACAGCACCAGCAGCCCCCCAAGCTCTACCTGCTAGTTATGCTCAATGTCCTAGTCTTTCTGCTCTGTGGCCTGCCCCTGGGGATCATACATTTCATAAGATACTATAACATACATGACATAAGTCATTGGCTCCCTTGGTTCTTGGCCTGTGTGAACAGCAGCGCCAACcccttcatttatttcttcttgggCAGACAAAGGCATCAAAGGAAGGAGTCCCTCAGGGTGATACTCCAGAGGGCCTTGGGGGATGGGCAGGTGTTGGGAGATGGAGCAACAGACAGTACCTAG